One Rhinolophus sinicus isolate RSC01 linkage group LG06, ASM3656204v1, whole genome shotgun sequence DNA window includes the following coding sequences:
- the LURAP1 gene encoding leucine rich adaptor protein 1 gives MEGTAESQSPDLRDVEGKVGRKTPEGLLRGLRGEWEPGTSDALLLPGAPSRDHGLGDKIMALKMELAYLRAIDVKILQQLVTLNEGIEAVRWLLEERGTLTSHCSSLTSSQYSLTGGSPGRSRRGSWDSLPDTSSTDRLDSVSIGSFLDTVAPSELDEHGPLGAPRPEMDWAKVIPGGERARTELDLTATRLGSLRAVWKPPGEGLQGGPSEPPEDESAKLGFEAHWYWGQCQDDVTFL, from the exons ATGGAGGGGACTGCGGAGTCCCAGTCGCCTGACCTGCGAGACGTGGAAGGCAAGGTGGGCAGGAAGACCCCGGAAGGGCTGCTCCGCGGGCTGCGAGGCGAGTGGGAGCCGGGAACCTCTGATGCCCTGCTGCTCCCCGGGGCGCCTAGCAGGGACCATGGCCTGGGGGACAAGATCATGGCGCTGAAGATGGAGCTG GCTTACCTGAGAGCCATCGATGTGAAGATCCTGCAGCAGCTGGTGACCTTGAACGAGGGCATCGAGGCGGTGCGCTGGCTGTTGGAAGAGCGGGGGACGTTGACCAGCCACTGCAGCAGCCTCACTAGCAGCCAATATAGTCTGACTGGCGGGAGCCCAGGCCGCTCAAGGCGAGGCAGCTGGGACAGTCTTCCAGATACCAGCTCCACTGACCGGTTGGACAGTGTCTCCATTGGCAGTTTTCTGGACACGGTGGCCCCCAGTGAGCTGGATGAACATGGCCCCCTCGGGGCTCCCCGTCCTGAGATGGACTGGGCTAAGGTTATTCCTGGTGGGGAGAGGGCCAGGACTGAGCTGGATCTGACAGCCACCAGGCTAGGAAGCTTGAGGGCTGTGTGGAAGCCCCCAGGGGAGGGGCTTCAAGGTGGACCTTCTGAGCCACCAGAGGATGAGAGTGCCAAGCTGGGCTTTGAGGCCCACTGGTACTGGGGGCAGTGCCAGGATGATGTGACCTTCTTGTAA